The following are from one region of the Mycolicibacterium helvum genome:
- a CDS encoding NAD-dependent epimerase/dehydratase family protein produces the protein MAGTDKLVLGASGFLGSHVTRQLVERGDTVRVMLRPSSSTRGIDDLSVRRLYGDIFDDEALKAAMDGCDVVFYCVVDTRAHLRDPAPLYRTNVDGLRHVLDAAVNADLRRFVFTSTIGTIGLGTGGVVDEDTPFNWGSKAGGYISSRVAAEKLVLDYSREKGLPTVALCVANTYGARDWQPTPHGSLVAAAAAGKLPFYMGGMATEVVGIEDAAQALVLAADHGRVGERYIISERYLPYRELYETAARAAGRPAPRWGIPKPVMKGIGVLGGIAAAVTRRDLPLNPTTVRLMDIMAPMDHGKAIRELGWQPRDVHESIADAVDFFDRRRRDRGEFARDH, from the coding sequence GTGGCAGGCACCGACAAGCTGGTTCTGGGCGCGAGCGGATTCCTCGGCTCGCATGTGACACGGCAGCTGGTCGAGCGCGGTGACACCGTACGGGTCATGCTGCGCCCGAGCAGCTCCACCCGAGGGATCGACGACCTGTCGGTGCGGCGGCTCTACGGCGACATCTTCGATGACGAGGCCCTGAAGGCGGCGATGGACGGCTGCGACGTCGTCTTCTACTGCGTCGTCGACACCCGCGCCCATCTGCGCGACCCGGCACCGCTCTACCGCACCAACGTCGACGGGCTGCGCCACGTCCTCGACGCCGCGGTGAACGCCGATCTGCGCCGGTTCGTCTTCACCAGCACCATCGGAACCATCGGACTCGGTACCGGCGGAGTCGTCGACGAGGACACCCCGTTCAACTGGGGGAGCAAGGCCGGTGGCTACATCAGCTCGCGGGTCGCTGCCGAGAAGCTGGTGCTGGACTACAGCCGGGAAAAGGGGCTGCCGACGGTCGCGCTGTGCGTAGCCAACACCTACGGGGCGCGCGACTGGCAACCGACCCCGCACGGCTCCCTGGTCGCCGCCGCCGCGGCCGGCAAGCTGCCGTTCTATATGGGCGGGATGGCCACCGAGGTGGTGGGTATCGAGGACGCTGCCCAGGCGCTGGTGCTGGCCGCCGACCACGGCCGGGTCGGGGAGCGCTACATCATTTCCGAGCGTTACCTGCCCTACCGTGAGCTCTACGAGACCGCGGCACGCGCCGCCGGCCGGCCGGCGCCCCGTTGGGGCATCCCCAAGCCAGTGATGAAAGGTATCGGGGTGCTGGGCGGTATCGCCGCCGCAGTGACCCGCCGCGACCTGCCGCTGAACCCGACCACGGTGCGACTGATGGACATCATGGCGCCAATGGATCACGGCAAGGCGATCCGCGAACTGGGCTGGCAGCCGCGAGACGTCCACGAGTCGATCGCCGACGCAGTCGACTTCTTCGACCGACGCCGACGCGACCGCGGCGAGTTTGCCCGCGATCACTGA